A window of Nitrospirae bacterium YQR-1 genomic DNA:
AAATTCAACGAACCTTTAAAGGGGCCGGCGCGTCCCGGTGATTTAAGAAAAAGCACTATGAATATCTCTAAGGCTGCAACTGTTTTGGGCTGGAGACCATCGTACGATTTGCAGCATGGACTCTCTGAGACTTTTGGTTTTTATATGGGAAAATAGTTTCAGAATATATCCGCCCTGAATGACTCACTATCCGCCCTATATCGCGCTATCCTTTTACCAGTGGGCATACACCGCTTACACTTTTTGTAAAATGACCGCTGCCCCGAGGCAGGAGCAGTATAAAAGTATCTATCAGGGAGTTTTTTTCTCTTTACAGATTCATCTTTTCTGTTATAAACATTTCCTGAGCAAACATTTTTGAGGCCGAACCTGTGTCCGATTAAATCGTGGTTACTCCACTTTCACTACATCTCTAAACTCAATCATCCGCCGAAAAAACACAATCCAATCAGACTATTACAATTTCCAACTTCTTTCCAAGTGCCGAAGCCACTCGCTCCAGCGTTGAAAGTTTTATGTCCTCGGCATGGTTTTCTATACGAGATATCGCCGTCTTCTTAGTATGAAGTCTTAATGCAAGTTCTTCTTGAGTCAAACCAGCATCCTCACGTGCTTGCCGAAGTACCATGCCAACCCTGAACTTCTCGTATCCTTCTTCATATCCATCAGCGAAATCCGTATCTCTTATCTTTCTTTCGGTTATGTATTTTTTCAAATCACTCATGTTTTTTCCTCCTATTCAAAAAATCTCTCCTGTATCCTTCTGCTTTTTCAATTTCAGATTTTGGTATCTTCCGGCTTTTCTTTATAAAGCCGTTAGTAAGCACAACCATAGAATTATCTGCAAAGAAACATAATATCCTATATATATTTGAACCAAATGCTATCCTGCACTCCCATATATCAACTGTCCCTGTGAGTTTCTTGAAATAGCCTGATGGAACAAATTCCAAATCCTCTAAGAGTTTTAGAACCCACGTTATCTTCTGAACAGCCTTACCTGGCAGTAAATCTAAAAAGTCACGAATTGGACATTTACCATCTGCTGTTGCGTAGAAGATAACTGTTTTAGTCATATGTATATGTTAACATTTGTCAATACCACTTGGGAATGTCCATTGGGATTATCAATTATCAGATGAAATTTACTCCCTATGCCTAAACCACGAACCACTCCCCACCTTCCTCCTTAAGCGTGATGTATAAACAAAGGTCCATGTTTCTAATTTGCCGTTTATTGATTGCAAAACAACATAACAGCCTCTTTTTTTATCATTTTCTAACTCATAACCTTACCCCCCTTGTTACCTCTCAAACTTAACATCTTCCATCGCAATAGTAAACTTGTAGTCACCCAGTGTGGCTACAATACCGTCGGGATACCATATACCGCCTACCCACCGCACATCCTCATAAACTATATGCAAAGTGGCGTCTCCCGATAAATAGATAAATTGTTCAATCGGCTTTAACGATTCTTTATCTAAAATCATATCCTGACGCGGCTGCTTTATTACCAGTTGTTTGCCACTGTTTATCACATTTTTTACGTTATTGTTCCACCAAAAAAGCCCTTCCTTTATACAAAGAGATATTAAATGCCCATCCTGAGGTTTTAATTTAAGAGTGTTGTAAAACCTCCCATCATACTCGCCGAATTCCCCAACAGGTATCCCTAACGAAAACACCTTCACCTCATATCCATTAGGCGATAATTTCATTGACGCCATGCCGGATAGATATACGTCTTTTGTCTTCATCGAAATGTCGGCGGTACCCTTTATCTGCCGGATCGTTCTTAAACGGCTTATAAATTCATCAAAAGTAATTTTCTC
This region includes:
- a CDS encoding helix-turn-helix transcriptional regulator — encoded protein: MSDLKKYITERKIRDTDFADGYEEGYEKFRVGMVLRQAREDAGLTQEELALRLHTKKTAISRIENHAEDIKLSTLERVASALGKKLEIVIV
- a CDS encoding type II toxin-antitoxin system RelE/ParE family toxin; its protein translation is MTKTVIFYATADGKCPIRDFLDLLPGKAVQKITWVLKLLEDLEFVPSGYFKKLTGTVDIWECRIAFGSNIYRILCFFADNSMVVLTNGFIKKSRKIPKSEIEKAEGYRRDFLNRRKKHE